The segment TAGGAAGGCTTCGTAATCGTGTCCGCTCGTCGCCTCAGAGCGTCGGCGCAGGAAGTAGTGTTTATTGCCTTCTTTGATTAACTCCGGGTCTCCCAACTCTGTGAGGGTGCGGCGCTCCGAATCGCCTAGGGGCCAAGGCAGAAACCAAGTGTATAGTCCATCGACCCCACGTTCCCAAAAGTTAGCAGCTGCTGCCCGCATCATGGCTGGCGTTGCGTCCTCTACCGAATAGAACCGTCGATTTTCTTCGCTGTAATAGGGTTGTAACATAGCGTATACCGAAATGTCGTTTTCGTGTGCCTCCTGGACCAACCAATCAATCGGCGTGTTGGAGTCGAGCACAAAAAACGCATAGACCATCGGAACGACGAAGTCAACTAGCCCTTCTTGGAGCCAAGTCTGTACATCCAACCCCGTTTTCTGGTTTAACTCCAAGGTAGGATATATCCGCGCCCCGATCTGCCCGGGTTCCCCCGGTCGATTTCGTGCCATCTCGGCGACACTCCGAACAAAATCGGTCATCACCGGTGTATACTCCGGGACATCTTCGGGTGTGAGCCAGAAAGGGCTTCCGCCCGGAGCCGCAGCGAAATCTAACTCCACGCCCTCTACAGGATACTGCGTGGCGAGCTCTTCCAACACAGCAAACTGATGGTCACGCACTTCCGGGTGGACAAATCCCCGTCCGCCGTTTGCCAACTCATGCTGCGGATCCATACCGCCGTAACCTCCCATGCGCAGACTGGCGAAAAAATCCATCCCTTTCTCATGAGAGCGGTCGATAAGCAGAGTCAATGGATCGATTCCTCGGCTTATCAGGCTCTGCATGTTTTCCCAGATGCGCCAGTATGGCGCACTGTCAAAGGGACGGATGTCATCTCCAAACTGCATGCCGACTGTGGAGGGGTAAAATAGCCCATCGGCGCGGGACACCCCGTAGATAAAGGTATCACAGCTTGTACCAGCGACCTCGTCCACGGCAGACCACGCCTCTTCCAACCGGATCGGCGGCTCAAAAACGAACAGATAGTAATGACGGGCATCGTTGAAGTAGATGGTTCTATGTCGTCTCATAGCGGATAGACCTTCTTGTACCCTTACGGGGATCAGGGGCGGTAGTATTTCCTATTTTTTTGGATCTTGACATTCAATCGTCAGTCTATTATAATCGAATGTAAGGACATAGTCACTATAATTTTACATTTTTTGAGGCATTGCTACGCAATTGAAGAAAATCATGAATATAGAATCTCTCCGTGCAGATGTTATTGTTATTGGCGGCGGCGTAATCGGTTGTGCAATCGCTTACAACCTTGCTAAAGCGCAGGTAAGGTCTCTCGTAATTGATAAGGCGGACAATGTCGGACGCGAGGCGTCGTGGGCGGGTGCGGGTATCTTGGCATCTCACGCATCAACGCACGACCCCTATGCCGAACTCTGCCGTGCGAGCTTGGATCTTTATCCGGCGTTAGCAGAGGCGTTGCAAGCGGAAACGCAGATAGATATTGAGTTTATTAGGTCTGGATCTATCGCCGTGTTCTTTACCGATGAGGAGAAACAGGGGTTGACGGGATTAGCTTCACGGCGGTTGGATCGGGGGTTTTCTGCGGAGGTGCTAACACCTGAAGAGGTCTGGGAACTGGAGCCTGCAATTTCCCCATCGATTGTCGGAGGAGTGCGCTTCCCACACGATGCACAGGTCAGGAATCCCAAGCTGGTGCAAGCGTTAGCAAAAGGGGCAGCGCTGTTGGGGACGGAATTTCTGTTTGGCAATCCTGTGACTGCCTTTCTACGAGACGGAGAGCGGGTGGTAGGCGTTGAGGTGAACGGAGAGCGCATTTATGGGGACACATTTGTAATCGCATCGGGGTGCTGGTCCGGGGCAATCGCTGCACAACTCGGTGGTGCGCTGCCGATGGAGCCAGCACGTGGACAGATGGTGCTAGCAGAAGTGATGCCGCCAATCCTGCGGCACGTTATTGACGGACTAGGCGTCTATCTGGTGCCACGGTCTGACGGGAAGATCTTGATCGGTGCCACGGTTGAATTCGTCGGCTACGACAAACGGACTACATTGGAAGGCACACGACAAATGATCGAAGCCGGCATTGGGTTAATGCCGAGCCTCGCCGAGAAGTCCTTTGTACAGACGTGGGTGGGGCTGCGTCCTTACGCAAAGGGCGGTCCATATATTGGAGTATTGCCGGGTTTTGAGAATGTGTTTGTTGCTGCGGGGCACTTCAAGAACGGCATTCTACTCGCACCGATCACGGGGAAACTGATTAGTGAATTGATTACAACAGGGAATCCATCAATGTCACTAGCACCGTTTAGCCTGTAGAATACAAACTGATGAAACGTAAGAGGAGGGACCCATGGATGTTATATCTGTACCCACAACCGAAGCCACGAAAAAGAAAATCTCCTTTGAAGACTACCTACTGATGCCTGAAATCAACCACCCGTATGAAATTATTGATGGAGAGTTTATGCCGTCTCCAGCCCCGATACCCGCTCATCAAAGAATGAGTGCAAACATCTTCAAACGACTCGACGAGCATGTGGAAGCAAAAGGTCTTGGTGTAGTGCTGTTTGCACCGGTTGATATTATCCTCCAACGCCATCCACTGCGCACCCGTCAACCTGATGTATTGTTTATTCACAAAGACAAACTCTCCGGCACCGGTTTTGATGCCATTGAAGAACTACAGATTCTTGAAATTGCACCGGATCTGGTCGTCGAGGTGCTCTCGACCTCGGACACTGAAAGAGTGCTGTCAGGAAAGTTGGCAGATTACCAGCCGATTGGTGTCAAGGAGTGCTGGCTGGTCAGTCGTGAAGCCCGATCCGTCGAAGGGCTACAACTGACTAAGGAACAATCTCAGTCGTTAGGGCACTTTGGTCTCGGCGAAACCATCCGCAGTGAAGTCCTTCCAAACTTTCAAATGACTGTGGACGCGATTTTTACCTGAGGTTCATCGTAACAAATCATGCAGCAGCAGTCGATTTACTTCACTAGTTCATTGAATGAACCAATGTACTAATGAACCAATGAACAAATGATGTTTCACGTTTCACGCGCTTATGTATGTCTTATCGCATCGATCGGTGTGAGTTTCGCAGCGCGACTTGCAGGGTAGTATCCGAAAAATACGCCAACACCCCCACCAGCGCATACAGCTGTCAACACGGATTCAACGGTGATGACGGAGGGCCACTCTATAAAATCCTTCATAAGTTTGCTGACCGCCCACGCAAAGCCACTGCCTAATGCCGCCCCCAGAGCGATGCCGATAAGGCTGCCAATGAGACACAAGATAACCGACTCGATGAGAAACTGTGCGCGTATATCCCGACTCTTCGCACCAACGGCTTTCCGCAGTCCAATTTCCGGGATGCGCTCTGTAACAGACACCAGCATGATATTCAGGATGCCAATCCCACCAACAACCAAAGCAACCGAGGCGATAATGACGAGGATGAGCTCAATAACCATGATAATGCGATTGGCAGATTTT is part of the Candidatus Poribacteria bacterium genome and harbors:
- the thiO gene encoding glycine oxidase ThiO translates to MNIESLRADVIVIGGGVIGCAIAYNLAKAQVRSLVIDKADNVGREASWAGAGILASHASTHDPYAELCRASLDLYPALAEALQAETQIDIEFIRSGSIAVFFTDEEKQGLTGLASRRLDRGFSAEVLTPEEVWELEPAISPSIVGGVRFPHDAQVRNPKLVQALAKGAALLGTEFLFGNPVTAFLRDGERVVGVEVNGERIYGDTFVIASGCWSGAIAAQLGGALPMEPARGQMVLAEVMPPILRHVIDGLGVYLVPRSDGKILIGATVEFVGYDKRTTLEGTRQMIEAGIGLMPSLAEKSFVQTWVGLRPYAKGGPYIGVLPGFENVFVAAGHFKNGILLAPITGKLISELITTGNPSMSLAPFSL
- a CDS encoding Uma2 family endonuclease — encoded protein: MDVISVPTTEATKKKISFEDYLLMPEINHPYEIIDGEFMPSPAPIPAHQRMSANIFKRLDEHVEAKGLGVVLFAPVDIILQRHPLRTRQPDVLFIHKDKLSGTGFDAIEELQILEIAPDLVVEVLSTSDTERVLSGKLADYQPIGVKECWLVSREARSVEGLQLTKEQSQSLGHFGLGETIRSEVLPNFQMTVDAIFT